From Paenibacillus sp. V4I7, one genomic window encodes:
- a CDS encoding rhamnogalacturonan lyase produces MSTNRKLRNIIALLLVLVLIPNWSIVTAAEAGGGSAAQNNGILLDGVYYSDFGDTVALDPVNWGFATANATVSINTYDIGGNNTPKLQFTQTNQSGGRVATKNFVTSVKGSQILVQFDWYPGKVNDKSASNPSENGGEFRILDSTGNTVFTLNNTNNAPLQYFVGKQPAASTSITNPQAWYTVGINLDVENNVVICKLTDKATGTSQEYTSSLNGVAFDGSVASVKLVGMRTSGNNIAWTTYLDNFGVYHIPIPENRITKVDKLPYHTVYVDQTSADIHSIGLPQSVKVTLANNSKIDVPVSEWVNVGKAWDPHESGVYTFKGILAVPQSLENGFDRYATNYVYNRLAPPNTARQTEWLDRGIIALKSTDGIFVSWRLLADEYNQDVKFNIYRNGQKLNNEPLSITNYMDSAGTPGDTYKVETLVQGKSDTNEATTAAANDYLSIPMQKPEGGTTATGSYTYSVNDAGVGDLDGDGEFEVVVKWYPSNAIDSSQNAMTGPTIFDAYKLDGTLLWRINMGLNLTSGAHYHQFIIADFDGDGKSEFLIKTADATTVYGTTHGRFDSSKVISVIGNANDNGKWVNDSGHIFGGPEYISIFKGETGKVIDTIDYAFPLGDVASWGDTWHNRSDRFLAGLAYLDGVTPSAIYGRGYYERTTYAAYHLVHGKLQEQWTFDSAQAGRGGGLGFHNLATADVDNDGFDEIIAGSLTLDQDGTILYEMDGEMQREQGSHGDALHVGAFDPAREGLQVMAVHEVPAVASVELHDAATGETLMSYNGYVDTGRGLAANITSGAGYEFWGTGGTTPAAGGGIYNVQGQVVADSFRTAGLSVNFALFWDGDLLNELLDNTSISKYNQSTKKAETIKSFANVVSNNGTKATPTLQADILGDWREEVLLPITDSSELRIFSTTIPTEYRLYTLMHDPVYRNGIAWQNTAYNQPPHLGFYLGEDIRETVLAGGLHAPNVVYTTKSHNGEPKDPKEPKYPNNPK; encoded by the coding sequence GTGTCAACTAACAGAAAATTAAGAAATATTATTGCTTTACTTCTTGTATTGGTCCTCATTCCGAATTGGTCAATTGTAACAGCGGCTGAAGCTGGTGGAGGTTCGGCCGCCCAGAACAATGGGATTTTACTTGACGGTGTATATTATAGTGATTTTGGCGATACGGTTGCGCTTGATCCTGTGAATTGGGGCTTTGCAACAGCAAATGCTACGGTATCCATAAATACCTATGATATTGGAGGAAATAACACCCCTAAGCTGCAGTTCACTCAGACGAACCAAAGCGGGGGACGAGTTGCAACGAAGAACTTCGTTACTTCTGTGAAAGGCAGCCAGATCCTTGTTCAATTCGACTGGTATCCGGGCAAGGTTAATGATAAAAGCGCCAGCAACCCAAGCGAAAACGGCGGCGAGTTTAGAATCCTCGATAGCACCGGTAATACGGTATTTACTTTAAATAACACTAACAATGCACCTCTGCAATATTTCGTAGGAAAGCAGCCTGCTGCAAGCACCAGCATTACGAATCCCCAAGCATGGTATACGGTAGGGATTAATCTTGACGTGGAAAATAATGTGGTCATATGCAAGCTTACCGACAAAGCTACGGGAACAAGTCAAGAATATACTTCATCCTTAAATGGAGTAGCTTTTGACGGGTCTGTAGCCTCGGTTAAATTAGTGGGCATGCGTACATCCGGTAATAATATTGCATGGACTACGTACCTTGATAATTTCGGTGTTTATCATATACCTATTCCGGAAAATAGAATTACAAAAGTGGATAAATTACCCTATCATACCGTTTATGTAGATCAAACATCAGCTGACATCCATTCCATCGGTTTACCTCAATCGGTAAAAGTTACTCTTGCTAATAATAGTAAGATAGACGTGCCTGTAAGCGAGTGGGTTAATGTTGGTAAGGCTTGGGATCCTCATGAATCTGGCGTTTACACGTTTAAGGGGATTCTTGCTGTTCCCCAGAGTCTGGAGAATGGATTTGACAGATATGCAACCAATTATGTATACAACCGTCTTGCTCCACCGAATACGGCAAGGCAGACGGAGTGGCTGGACAGAGGAATTATCGCTTTGAAATCTACAGATGGCATATTTGTAAGCTGGCGTCTGCTTGCAGATGAATATAATCAAGATGTGAAATTCAATATTTACCGTAATGGGCAAAAACTAAATAATGAGCCATTGTCTATTACAAACTATATGGATTCAGCCGGTACTCCAGGAGATACCTATAAAGTGGAAACTCTTGTGCAGGGGAAATCGGATACGAACGAAGCGACAACAGCAGCAGCTAACGATTATCTCTCGATTCCTATGCAAAAGCCTGAGGGAGGAACAACGGCTACAGGAAGCTACACGTATAGTGTAAATGACGCGGGCGTAGGGGATTTAGACGGTGACGGCGAGTTCGAGGTTGTTGTGAAATGGTATCCTTCTAACGCGATCGACAGCTCACAAAACGCGATGACTGGACCGACTATTTTTGATGCTTACAAACTGGACGGTACGCTTTTGTGGCGAATCAATATGGGGCTTAACCTGACATCAGGAGCTCATTATCATCAATTTATCATAGCTGATTTTGATGGGGATGGAAAAAGTGAATTCCTCATTAAAACGGCAGACGCTACAACCGTATATGGGACAACCCACGGAAGGTTCGATAGCAGCAAGGTTATTAGCGTAATCGGCAATGCCAATGATAATGGAAAATGGGTCAATGATAGCGGTCATATATTCGGGGGACCTGAATATATATCCATATTCAAAGGCGAAACCGGTAAGGTTATAGACACGATTGATTATGCGTTTCCGCTAGGGGATGTCGCTTCATGGGGAGATACATGGCATAACCGTTCAGACCGATTCCTTGCAGGACTGGCTTATCTGGACGGAGTGACTCCGAGCGCCATATATGGCAGAGGTTATTATGAACGGACTACCTATGCGGCTTATCATTTAGTTCATGGGAAGCTCCAAGAGCAGTGGACTTTCGATTCGGCCCAAGCAGGCAGAGGGGGAGGCTTAGGTTTTCATAATCTGGCCACTGCAGATGTCGATAATGACGGTTTCGACGAAATTATTGCGGGTTCGTTGACCCTTGATCAAGACGGTACAATTCTTTATGAAATGGATGGCGAAATGCAGCGTGAACAAGGATCACACGGTGACGCGCTTCATGTAGGGGCATTCGATCCAGCTCGTGAAGGTCTTCAGGTTATGGCAGTTCATGAGGTTCCGGCTGTTGCATCCGTTGAGCTCCATGATGCCGCAACTGGGGAAACACTGATGTCTTACAATGGTTACGTGGATACTGGACGCGGATTGGCTGCCAATATTACATCTGGAGCTGGATATGAGTTCTGGGGGACCGGCGGTACAACCCCGGCAGCAGGCGGAGGAATTTACAACGTACAGGGTCAGGTAGTAGCCGACAGCTTCAGAACGGCAGGCCTTTCCGTTAACTTCGCTCTTTTCTGGGATGGGGATTTATTAAATGAATTGCTTGATAATACATCCATCTCCAAGTATAACCAAAGCACGAAGAAAGCTGAGACAATAAAAAGCTTTGCAAATGTAGTAAGCAATAATGGAACTAAGGCTACTCCGACCTTACAGGCCGATATCCTTGGAGACTGGCGTGAAGAAGTTCTTCTGCCTATAACAGACAGCTCGGAATTGAGAATCTTCAGTACGACGATTCCTACAGAGTACAGACTTTATACACTCATGCATGATCCCGTATACAGAAACGGTATTGCATGGCAAAACACAGCCTACAATCAGCCGCCGCATTTGGGCTTCTATCTTGGTGAAGACATTAGAGAAACTGTTCTTGCAGGAGGGCTGCATGCGCCTAATGTTGTTTATACCACCAAGTCCCACAATGGGGAACCAAAGGATCCTAAAGAACCAAAATATCCAAATAATCCCAAATAA
- a CDS encoding winged helix-turn-helix transcriptional regulator, with the protein MLDRSCIEAIDPLLEILDGKWTLPLLLELFVGTKRFGELRRKLHPISPKTLTDRLRCAGGEGDYNAYAVPRCAPARRI; encoded by the coding sequence ATGTTGGATCGCTCTTGTATCGAAGCCATTGATCCTTTGCTGGAAATCTTGGATGGTAAGTGGACCCTCCCTCTTCTGTTAGAGTTGTTTGTCGGCACCAAGCGATTTGGTGAGCTGCGGCGAAAGCTACACCCGATTAGCCCGAAGACGTTAACGGATCGACTGCGGTGTGCTGGAGGAGAAGGGGATTATAACGCGTACGCAGTACCCCGGTGTGCCCCTGCACGTCGAATATGA
- a CDS encoding alpha/beta fold hydrolase: protein MQRPFDVDASEYPFKDHWMPYRDGMIHYVDEGHGPVILLLHGNPTWSYLYRNVIKELSGECRLIALDYPGLGMSRAPSDYGYTPKEHSEAVTEFIWRLNLKEFVLVVQDWGGPIGFNYAVRHRENLRGIVVMNTWAWPATLPAMKLFSFAMGGWPFGYWLQIRRNFFAKKIVPHGIYHSEKITDILRKAYTDPFPTPKSRKPTWVFPRQIRKARPWLAEIEAKLPVLSNLPAQILWGMKDSAGFPPEEMAKWQGYLKLNETESLDDASHYVQEDRPDRVVASIRRVLERTSQHQES from the coding sequence ATGCAAAGACCGTTTGATGTAGATGCATCGGAGTATCCGTTCAAGGACCACTGGATGCCTTATCGCGATGGCATGATTCATTACGTTGACGAGGGGCATGGGCCTGTTATTCTTCTCCTACACGGAAACCCCACCTGGTCGTATCTTTACCGGAACGTCATCAAAGAATTGAGCGGCGAATGCCGCTTGATTGCATTGGATTACCCGGGACTCGGAATGTCACGAGCTCCTTCCGATTATGGCTATACGCCGAAGGAGCATTCTGAGGCTGTCACCGAATTCATCTGGCGACTGAATCTCAAGGAATTCGTACTAGTAGTCCAAGATTGGGGAGGCCCGATCGGATTCAACTACGCAGTAAGGCACCGTGAGAACCTGCGCGGAATTGTCGTGATGAATACCTGGGCATGGCCGGCCACGCTCCCTGCGATGAAGCTATTCTCGTTTGCCATGGGCGGATGGCCCTTCGGATATTGGCTGCAAATAAGGCGAAACTTCTTCGCCAAGAAGATTGTCCCGCATGGGATCTATCATTCCGAGAAAATCACGGATATCTTGAGAAAAGCCTACACCGATCCATTCCCAACCCCAAAATCCCGGAAACCGACATGGGTATTCCCAAGGCAGATCCGAAAAGCGCGTCCGTGGCTCGCGGAAATCGAGGCGAAACTGCCGGTTCTATCCAATTTGCCAGCACAGATTCTGTGGGGGATGAAGGATAGCGCGGGCTTTCCACCCGAAGAGATGGCTAAATGGCAAGGTTATTTGAAATTGAACGAAACCGAGTCGTTAGACGATGCCTCCCACTACGTGCAGGAAGATCGGCCCGACCGGGTGGTCGCTTCCATCCGCAGAGTCCTTGAACGGACATCGCAGCATCAAGAAAGCTAG
- a CDS encoding SDR family oxidoreductase, translating into MKLLNGKVALVAGATRGAGRGIAIELGAAGATVYVTGRTTRTQRSEYNRPETIEETAELVSNAGGRGIAVQVDHLDPDQVQALIARIENEQGRLDILVNDVWGAEYLAQWNVPVWEHSLERGLRMLRLAIDTHIITSHFALPLLIRNKNGLVIEITDGTAEYNDRNYRLSMFYDLAKTSVIRMAQSLAHELSPYKCTAIAVTPGWMRSEIMLDHYGVKEENWRDATVKEPHSIISESPRFVGRAVAALAGDPEAARWNGHSVSSGKLAQVYGFYDLDGSQPDCWRYLEEVQDAGKPANASGYR; encoded by the coding sequence ATGAAACTCCTAAATGGAAAAGTGGCTTTGGTGGCAGGTGCAACACGAGGCGCTGGTAGAGGAATAGCTATCGAATTAGGCGCGGCTGGGGCGACTGTTTATGTGACAGGACGCACGACACGAACACAACGCTCCGAGTACAATCGTCCTGAAACAATTGAAGAAACCGCTGAACTTGTAAGTAATGCGGGTGGTCGAGGAATAGCGGTTCAAGTGGATCATCTGGATCCTGATCAGGTACAGGCTCTAATTGCCCGCATTGAGAATGAACAGGGGAGACTGGACATCCTGGTCAACGATGTTTGGGGGGCTGAATATTTGGCACAGTGGAACGTGCCCGTATGGGAGCACTCCCTTGAACGGGGGCTTCGCATGCTTCGGCTTGCAATTGACACACATATCATTACAAGCCACTTTGCACTACCCCTGTTAATCCGAAACAAGAATGGACTGGTAATAGAGATAACGGATGGCACGGCAGAATACAACGATAGAAACTACCGTTTATCAATGTTCTACGATCTAGCCAAGACGTCTGTCATTCGTATGGCTCAGTCTTTAGCTCATGAACTGTCACCATATAAATGCACCGCAATAGCAGTAACCCCGGGTTGGATGCGTTCTGAAATCATGCTTGATCACTATGGTGTTAAGGAAGAAAACTGGCGTGACGCCACTGTGAAGGAACCTCATTCCATCATCTCGGAATCGCCGCGTTTTGTAGGGCGTGCCGTTGCCGCGCTAGCTGGAGATCCGGAAGCTGCCCGATGGAACGGTCACTCTGTGTCAAGCGGTAAGCTCGCACAAGTGTATGGTTTTTATGATCTTGACGGCTCACAGCCTGACTGCTGGCGGTATCTCGAA
- a CDS encoding winged helix-turn-helix transcriptional regulator: MPLHVEYELTERGWNLQPIFAAMWAWVQENGLSAEHGAEEMA, encoded by the coding sequence GTGCCCCTGCACGTCGAATATGAGCTAACTGAGCGAGGGTGGAATCTGCAGCCTATTTTTGCGGCAATGTGGGCATGGGTTCAAGAAAATGGCTTAAGTGCCGAGCATGGGGCGGAAGAGATGGCATAG
- a CDS encoding aspartyl-phosphate phosphatase Spo0E family protein, whose protein sequence is MFTKDLGTKGMIWFGSLCIVFVLAFFQQIVYPHIAEAVLLESLKNLTGDPAYSTKHAGEDSGSENFLKAVSGQKNSMSVVSNLPVLSNVLPDNGKTDPSSTNQAKDSRESLPAVSTPSAEKTSGHVMLPLPDLQVKTPSISVETPLVNVDVSLAKAEVSTDRIPLASVNLPATKVDTPIVQVKTPAVQAEVLTPVPAPQVKVVTPAVQVKTPVTDILVPSTSQTNFPQIEGRKADVGKKEPLTKTDGAQNLPFNTSGNESPITRPFPVNGSVSGAPVKLAPAADQWKDGSGSKSSPSSTTRAPEPFEATPIRTDPASTWFSAPLTLYTGNGSNGGGSSFVTGCSAFFVSLGFLFPDILLPPPKIKNQNYEHSRPCGVNQWSKPPPAQPPRYTFFSVVVKQDEKECKSYEKYKSIGKIPLKRQQSKALHEQAVDNLSTIDQAIYEKRQQLNKYARTYGLSDPRCLHCSMELDELINAFNKMNKQLIKTL, encoded by the coding sequence ATGTTTACAAAGGATTTAGGAACAAAAGGAATGATCTGGTTTGGGAGTTTGTGCATCGTATTCGTTCTGGCGTTCTTCCAGCAGATTGTGTATCCCCACATAGCGGAGGCCGTTCTATTGGAGTCGCTGAAGAACCTAACAGGGGACCCAGCCTACTCAACCAAGCATGCTGGTGAAGACTCCGGATCTGAGAATTTTCTGAAAGCGGTTTCTGGACAAAAAAATTCGATGTCAGTGGTATCAAACCTTCCCGTTTTATCCAACGTTTTGCCAGACAACGGAAAGACGGATCCATCTTCCACCAACCAGGCGAAAGATTCGCGCGAGTCTTTGCCAGCTGTTTCGACTCCGTCTGCGGAGAAAACCTCCGGACACGTTATGCTTCCGCTTCCCGATCTGCAGGTGAAAACTCCTTCTATTTCAGTTGAAACGCCATTGGTTAATGTGGACGTTTCATTAGCGAAGGCGGAAGTATCCACTGATCGGATACCGTTGGCGTCGGTTAACTTGCCTGCAACAAAAGTGGACACGCCAATCGTGCAAGTTAAGACGCCAGCGGTTCAGGCTGAAGTTCTGACGCCGGTACCAGCACCCCAAGTCAAGGTAGTTACCCCGGCCGTTCAAGTGAAAACGCCTGTGACGGATATCCTAGTACCGAGCACGAGCCAGACGAATTTCCCTCAGATCGAGGGAAGAAAGGCTGACGTAGGAAAGAAAGAACCCCTTACTAAAACAGACGGAGCCCAGAATCTGCCTTTCAATACGAGTGGGAATGAAAGTCCTATAACTAGACCGTTTCCAGTGAACGGTAGCGTATCCGGTGCACCGGTCAAGTTAGCTCCGGCAGCGGATCAGTGGAAAGACGGCTCGGGAAGCAAATCATCTCCGAGTTCCACGACCAGAGCTCCTGAACCATTTGAAGCAACGCCGATTCGTACGGATCCCGCGAGTACTTGGTTTTCCGCCCCGTTGACTCTTTATACAGGAAATGGTTCAAATGGCGGGGGCTCATCATTCGTTACTGGATGCAGTGCGTTCTTTGTAAGTCTAGGTTTTCTTTTTCCTGATATTCTTCTACCTCCGCCGAAAATAAAGAACCAAAATTATGAACACTCCCGGCCTTGTGGTGTGAATCAATGGTCGAAGCCGCCACCAGCTCAACCGCCTCGGTATACCTTCTTCTCAGTCGTCGTTAAACAAGATGAGAAGGAGTGCAAATCATATGAAAAATATAAATCCATTGGAAAGATTCCTTTGAAGCGGCAGCAATCAAAAGCGCTACATGAACAAGCTGTGGACAACCTTTCAACAATCGATCAGGCCATTTACGAAAAACGGCAACAATTAAATAAGTATGCTAGAACATATGGTCTTTCAGACCCTAGATGTCTTCATTGTTCGATGGAACTCGATGAATTAATTAATGCTTTTAATAAGATGAATAAACAATTGATTAAAACTTTGTAG
- a CDS encoding transposase, which produces MNSIIIGMEPTGHYWFNLANWLVEQRLSVVLVNPVTTKRNKENRDNSPSKNDPKDALVIADVVSRGYYSEYTKQSHSFQRLRVIMSDRKFWVANCIRLQNRIIRWLDIRFPEYTSVFSDWTCKRSTATLYEFPVQQT; this is translated from the coding sequence TTGAACAGCATAATAATTGGAATGGAACCGACGGGGCACTATTGGTTTAATCTAGCGAATTGGCTGGTAGAACAGAGGTTAAGCGTTGTTCTAGTGAACCCTGTTACGACGAAGAGAAACAAAGAGAATAGAGATAATTCTCCTTCCAAAAATGATCCGAAGGACGCTCTTGTCATCGCGGATGTTGTCAGTCGGGGTTATTACTCTGAATACACGAAGCAATCGCATTCTTTTCAAAGGTTGCGCGTTATCATGAGCGATCGAAAGTTTTGGGTTGCGAATTGCATACGGCTTCAGAACCGAATCATTCGCTGGCTGGATATCCGTTTCCCCGAATATACATCAGTTTTTTCGGATTGGACCTGCAAACGATCCACGGCGACACTTTATGAGTTCCCTGTCCAACAGACTTAA
- a CDS encoding dihydrofolate reductase family protein, which yields MKTILWATLTGNGNYAQSSPNNPPKKEALCDFAAQVQAAGNFIVGRRTFEGMLASGGGGAFTGMDIVVVSASVKEIPGVTVVGSPLEALSYLQDKGYQTALISGGADLHNAFLGQGLVDELIFNIAPVLEGKGLNLLIDTEKYQYKEVELLNFKSLGSGVVQLHYAIDH from the coding sequence ATGAAAACAATTCTATGGGCAACACTAACAGGCAATGGCAACTACGCGCAATCGAGTCCGAATAATCCCCCAAAAAAGGAAGCACTCTGCGATTTTGCGGCACAAGTTCAAGCAGCTGGTAATTTCATTGTCGGAAGACGTACGTTTGAAGGGATGTTGGCGAGCGGAGGCGGGGGTGCTTTTACCGGCATGGATATCGTCGTCGTATCGGCAAGTGTGAAAGAAATTCCCGGTGTGACGGTTGTCGGCTCGCCGCTCGAAGCCTTGAGCTACCTGCAGGATAAAGGCTATCAAACCGCCCTCATCTCGGGGGGAGCGGATCTTCACAATGCTTTTCTGGGTCAAGGGCTTGTTGACGAGCTCATATTCAATATCGCGCCGGTACTGGAAGGGAAGGGGCTCAATCTATTGATTGACACGGAGAAGTACCAATACAAAGAAGTGGAATTGTTGAACTTCAAATCACTCGGCAGCGGCGTCGTTCAATTGCACTATGCGATTGATCATTAA